In Thermodesulfobacteriota bacterium, the genomic stretch GCTCAAACACGCCTTCCTTGAGCTTCGGGTAATTGAGCTTGTAGAGCACCTCGTTTTCGCCGACCGCCAGGAGAAGCGATGTGCCCTGCGAGATGTCGGTGACGAGGAGCCCGGCGAGCTTGAGCTCCTTTTTATCCCTGGCCTTCAGGAGCTCGCCCGTGAGGTTCGCGGCCTCCTGGTGGAACTCGTCGAAACCGATAATCTCTACCTGACCAATGCCGAATTTCCTGCCCTTGGCCTCGAACACCTTGAAGTCCCCGGCAACAACGGCCTCCGCGCCCCTTTTCCCGAGGCTCGCGCTCGCGCCGAATACCTCAGAGCCGAAGGCGGCGTGGTCGAGTCCGGATTTCTCCTCGAGCCACTTGATTATGTCCCTGTCGCGGGCGGTAGTGGTCGGCGACTTGAGCATCACGGTGTCGGAAAGGACGCCGCCGAGGAGAAGCCCCGCGGTCTCCTTCTTTATGGGAGCCCCGGTCCTTTTATACAGCTCGGATACGAGCGTAGAAGTAGAGCCCACCGGCTCGCATATGAAGGGAATGGGCTGGGTGCAGGTGAAGTTGCCTATCCTGTGGTGGTCCACGACCTCCATTATGTTCACGGCTTCCGCGCCGTCCACGGCCTGCGATAGCTCGTTATGGTCGACCAGGACGAGGCTCGTGGAAGGCGGCTTCAGTATGTCGGTCTTCGTGATGACGCCCTGCATAACGCCTTCCGAGTCGAGCACTATGAGCCCGGCTGCAGAGGCGGCCTTGAACTTGAAATCATCTACAAGGTCGTCGGGGGATACCGTATCGAAGCTCGTCTCGCATATCATCGATGCCGGTGTGCTCACCCTTACCAGTATCGAGGTAGTGGCCGAATCGAAAGGCGACACGATTATGCTTACGCCGCGCCTTGAGGCCTCCTTCGCGAGGCTCTCGTCGACGTCGAAGCCGCCGGATATTATGAGGAGCCCGACCCCCTTCTCGACCGCCCTTTTCTGTATCTCCACCCTGT encodes the following:
- a CDS encoding putative manganese-dependent inorganic diphosphatase translates to MSKEATYVIGHKNPDTDSICSAIALAELKNALGEGDFLPARAGDLNPQTEFILNYFNVQPPKYISDVRPKARDIMSTGIVTVTEDTPFHRVLELMREEEVRFMPVLDKDGRPKGVLTLMELAKRYLEAEHSIEVTTSLRNIVHTLGARVRNDSLGSREITLTVYIGAMSEEAFLYILGQEDPSKCALIVGDRVEIQKRAVEKGVGLLIISGGFDVDESLAKEASRRGVSIIVSPFDSATTSILVRVSTPASMICETSFDTVSPDDLVDDFKFKAASAAGLIVLDSEGVMQGVITKTDILKPPSTSLVLVDHNELSQAVDGAEAVNIMEVVDHHRIGNFTCTQPIPFICEPVGSTSTLVSELYKRTGAPIKKETAGLLLGGVLSDTVMLKSPTTTARDRDIIKWLEEKSGLDHAAFGSEVFGASASLGKRGAEAVVAGDFKVFEAKGRKFGIGQVEIIGFDEFHQEAANLTGELLKARDKKELKLAGLLVTDISQGTSLLLAVGENEVLYKLNYPKLKEGVFELKNVISRKKQVVPHILSVFNEIF